One Sphingomonas kaistensis genomic window, GTCCAGCGCGCCGGGCTCTTCCACACGATCAGCGCCAGCAGCGCTCCGCCGAGCAGCGCGTCGGACAGCCACACGGGCGACAGCGCATCGCACACCGCCGCGCGGTTGGCGTAGGAGGCGAACAATAGGAAGCCGATCGCCGTCCCCCCGGCGATGCTGACGGCATAGGCCAGCAGCCGATCGCGTTCTTCCGCGTCCGACACCCACATCAGCACCTGCGCGGCCGCGGCGAGCGCCAAATAGATCAGCATCTCAAGCCCGATCGACAGGCTGATCGCGCTGGCGATCCCGGCGGTCAGACCGCCGCGGCGACGGTCAGGATCGGCGAGGCCAGCGATGACTAGGCTCAGCATCGCCAACTGCCAGCCGTGGTGATCGATGCGGGTCGGCATGAACATGCCATTGGTCGCGCCGGCGAAATAGAGCGCGACAAAGGCCGCGACGAACGCCGCCGGGCTGATCAGCCGGCGGGCGGTCAGGGCGATCCCGGTCAGCAGCACCGCGTACGGCAGCAACGGCGCGACCGCGACCGCCATCCGCTCGGCATTGGCGCCGGTAGTGAACAATTTGCCGAGCAGGATCAGCCCGGCGATCGGCAGGTCGACGATCCGGCTCCAGTGGATGTTGGCGCCGCCGAACGCGGGATCGAAGCGATATTGGCGAAGGTCGTACCAGCCTTGCCCGTTCAGCCAGGCGCGGACCTGCGCCATGCGGAGGTTGTCGTCGGTGTCGCCGAGCTGGAAGGCGACAATCCCGCCCCACTTCTGCCAGGCGAACAGCGCGCAGGCGAGCAGCCAGACCAGCAGCACCACCAGCCGCCAATGCCGCTCCATCCATCCCAGCAACCGTTCCGGCACGCACTTCTCCCCGCCCCAAAAGGCAATCTGTTGCCGCTCTAGGCACTTGACCCTAGAGGGCAAGGCCATGATCCAGGCAAGCCTGCCCCAAGCCTCCCGCCGCGAGTTGATCGGCCAGTTGATCCGCTTCGGGCTGGTCGGACTCGGCTCGACCCTGCTCTACGCCGCGGTCTATTGGCCGCTCGCGACCTATGTCATGTGGCCGGTACTGGCGGTGGTGATCGCCTTTGCCGTGGCGGTGACCGCGGGCTTCTTTCTGCACAGCCGGTGGAGCTTCAAGGGGCATGAGCGGACCGAGGACGGCAAGACCAAAGCGCAGTTCCTGGGCGTGCAGACGGTGGGAATGCTGATGAACGCCGGTTTCACCTGGATCGCGGTCGACTGGCTGCACGGGCCGACCTGGTGGCCGCTTATCCCGGCGGTGCTGATCACGCCGTTCGTGACCTTTGCACTCAATCGCTGGTGGG contains:
- a CDS encoding GtrA family protein, which codes for MIQASLPQASRRELIGQLIRFGLVGLGSTLLYAAVYWPLATYVMWPVLAVVIAFAVAVTAGFFLHSRWSFKGHERTEDGKTKAQFLGVQTVGMLMNAGFTWIAVDWLHGPTWWPLIPAVLITPFVTFALNRWWVFG